A genomic region of Streptosporangium lutulentum contains the following coding sequences:
- a CDS encoding DedA family protein: MHVDAWLQAISPLWICLLVGLVIGVESLGIPLPGEIVLVSSALLAAQGAVDPIWVGVCASAGAIVGDSIGYAIGRKGGRPMFDRLGRRFPKHFGPGHIGRAERYFQRYGMWTVFFGRFVALLRILAGPLAGAVRMPYWKFLIANVLGGIVWAGGTTAVVYYLGRVAEKWLKGVSWAGLAAAVLVGAGTMLFVRRRAAKTAAQEA, from the coding sequence ATGCATGTCGACGCGTGGCTCCAGGCGATCTCTCCGCTGTGGATCTGTCTCCTGGTCGGTTTGGTGATCGGGGTGGAGAGCCTGGGCATTCCGCTGCCCGGGGAGATCGTGCTGGTCAGTTCCGCGCTGCTGGCGGCGCAGGGGGCGGTCGACCCGATCTGGGTGGGCGTCTGCGCGAGCGCCGGAGCCATCGTCGGTGACTCGATCGGCTACGCCATCGGCCGCAAGGGCGGCAGGCCCATGTTCGACCGGTTGGGCCGCAGGTTCCCCAAGCATTTCGGTCCGGGGCACATCGGCAGGGCGGAGCGATACTTCCAGCGTTACGGCATGTGGACGGTGTTCTTCGGCCGGTTCGTCGCGCTGCTGCGCATCCTGGCCGGTCCGCTCGCGGGTGCGGTCCGGATGCCGTACTGGAAGTTCCTGATCGCCAACGTGCTCGGCGGGATCGTCTGGGCGGGCGGGACCACCGCGGTCGTCTACTACCTGGGCAGGGTCGCGGAGAAGTGGCTCAAGGGCGTCTCCTGGGCGGGGCTGGCGGCCGCGGTGCTGGTCGGTGCCGGGACCATGCTGTTCGTCAGGCGCAGAGCGGCGAAAACGGCCGCGCAGGAGGCTTGA
- the dnaK gene encoding molecular chaperone DnaK: MAKAVGIDLGTTNSVIAAMEGDKPTVIPNSEGARTTPSVVAFTEQGERLVGQLARRQAILNPKGTIYSAKRFIGRRHDEVASELNAVSFDVVSGPDGAVRFTVYGKSYAPEEIAAAVLRKLVDDASKFLGEKVTEAVITVPAYFNDSQRQATKDAGKIAGLEVLRIINEPTAAALAYGLDRKENETVLVFDLGGGTFDVSVLTVGEGVVEVLATAGDTHLGGDDFDRRIVDHLADEFQRDNGIDLRSDPQALQRLFEAAEKAKVELSSVTQTQVSLPFITADASGPKHLNTTLRRATFEEITADLVERCKGPVQQAMSDAKLTADDIDEVILVGGSTRMPAVQNLVRRMTGGKDPNMTVNPDEVVALGAAVQAAVIKGEVKDVVLLDVTPLSLGIETLGGIMTKVIERNTTIPARRSEVFSTAEDNQTAVDVVVLQGERERAADNRVLGRFRLENIRPAPRGVPQIEVTFDIDANGILNVSAKDKDTGAEQRITITESSTLDQNEVERMVADAERHRDEDQRLRQLIDARNELDSVAYQVERRLAELGDAVPVHEKARAEMLVTDAREAVKQEVPLDRLRALTTDLQQSYHSLGASASGPSGGPGRPGEGAQGAQGGQGGQGGQGGNDDDVIDAEFTTNE; encoded by the coding sequence ATGGCTAAAGCAGTTGGAATCGACCTTGGCACCACCAACTCGGTCATCGCCGCGATGGAAGGTGACAAACCCACGGTGATTCCCAACTCCGAGGGGGCGCGCACGACGCCGTCGGTGGTGGCGTTCACCGAGCAGGGAGAGCGTCTGGTAGGGCAACTGGCCCGCCGCCAGGCGATCCTCAACCCCAAGGGAACGATCTATTCGGCCAAGCGTTTCATCGGCCGCCGCCACGACGAGGTCGCCAGCGAGCTGAACGCCGTGTCGTTCGACGTGGTCTCGGGGCCGGACGGGGCCGTTCGTTTCACGGTCTACGGAAAGTCGTACGCGCCCGAGGAGATCGCCGCCGCGGTCCTGCGCAAGCTCGTGGACGACGCCTCGAAGTTCCTCGGGGAGAAGGTCACCGAGGCCGTCATCACCGTGCCCGCCTACTTCAACGACTCCCAGCGCCAGGCGACCAAGGACGCGGGAAAGATCGCGGGTCTTGAGGTGCTGCGGATCATCAACGAGCCGACCGCGGCGGCCCTCGCCTACGGCCTGGACCGCAAGGAGAACGAGACCGTGCTGGTCTTCGACCTGGGCGGCGGGACCTTCGACGTCAGCGTCCTCACCGTCGGTGAGGGTGTCGTCGAGGTGCTCGCGACCGCGGGTGACACCCACCTGGGCGGGGACGACTTCGACCGGCGCATCGTCGACCATCTCGCCGACGAGTTCCAGCGGGACAACGGCATCGACCTGCGCAGCGACCCCCAGGCCCTGCAGAGGCTGTTCGAGGCGGCGGAGAAGGCCAAGGTCGAGCTGTCCTCGGTCACCCAGACGCAGGTCAGCCTGCCCTTCATCACCGCGGACGCCTCGGGGCCCAAGCACCTGAACACCACGCTCAGGCGGGCGACGTTCGAGGAGATCACCGCCGATCTCGTCGAGCGCTGCAAGGGTCCGGTCCAGCAGGCCATGTCCGACGCCAAGCTCACCGCCGACGACATCGACGAGGTGATCCTGGTGGGCGGCTCGACCAGGATGCCCGCCGTACAGAACCTGGTGCGCCGCATGACGGGAGGCAAGGACCCGAACATGACGGTCAACCCCGACGAGGTCGTGGCGCTGGGCGCCGCGGTGCAGGCGGCCGTCATCAAGGGCGAGGTGAAGGACGTCGTCCTGCTCGACGTGACGCCGCTCTCGCTGGGCATCGAGACACTCGGTGGGATCATGACCAAGGTCATCGAGCGGAACACCACAATTCCGGCCCGCCGCTCCGAGGTGTTCAGCACCGCGGAGGACAACCAGACCGCCGTGGACGTCGTGGTGCTGCAGGGCGAGCGTGAGCGCGCCGCCGACAACCGGGTCCTCGGACGGTTCCGACTGGAGAACATCAGGCCGGCGCCGCGCGGCGTACCCCAGATCGAAGTGACCTTCGACATCGACGCCAACGGGATCCTGAACGTCTCCGCCAAGGACAAGGACACCGGCGCCGAGCAGCGCATCACCATCACCGAGAGCTCGACCCTGGACCAGAACGAGGTCGAGCGGATGGTCGCCGACGCCGAGCGGCACCGTGACGAGGACCAGCGGCTGCGGCAGCTGATCGACGCGCGCAACGAGCTCGACAGCGTCGCCTACCAGGTGGAACGGCGCCTGGCGGAGCTGGGGGACGCGGTGCCCGTCCATGAGAAGGCGCGGGCCGAGATGCTGGTGACCGACGCCCGCGAGGCGGTCAAGCAGGAGGTTCCGCTCGATCGGCTCCGGGCTCTCACGACCGACCTGCAGCAGTCGTACCACAGCCTCGGAGCGTCGGCCTCCGGCCCTTCGGGCGGTCCCGGCCGGCCGGGAGAAGGCGCTCAGGGAGCTCAGGGTGGCCAGGGCGGTCAGGGCGGTCAGGGCGGGAACGACGACGACGTCATCGATGCGGAGTTCACGACCAATGAATGA
- a CDS encoding response regulator, producing the protein MTVRVVVADDQTVVREGLVLLLGLLPGIEVAGTASDGQEAMRLVASLRPDVVLMDLRMPRMDGVEATRRIRADHPDVQVVVLTTYSDDESVFAALGAGARGYLTKDTDAESLACAITTVVEGQAQFDPGIQRRLAEAVTRGRHVPGLPDGLTPREGEVLRLIAAGRSNGEIAGELFISEATVKTHVNNLFAKAGLRDRAQAVTYAFRHGLAPGKE; encoded by the coding sequence CGAGGGTTTGGTGCTGTTGCTCGGGTTGCTCCCCGGCATCGAGGTGGCGGGAACGGCGTCCGACGGGCAGGAGGCGATGCGCCTGGTCGCCTCGCTCCGGCCCGACGTGGTGCTGATGGACCTGCGGATGCCCCGGATGGACGGGGTGGAGGCCACCCGCCGGATTCGGGCGGACCACCCGGACGTTCAGGTGGTGGTCCTGACGACCTACTCCGACGACGAGTCGGTGTTCGCCGCGCTGGGCGCGGGGGCGCGCGGCTACCTGACCAAGGACACCGACGCCGAGTCGCTGGCCTGCGCCATCACCACCGTGGTCGAGGGGCAGGCCCAGTTCGACCCCGGGATCCAGCGGCGGCTGGCCGAGGCGGTGACCAGGGGCCGCCACGTGCCCGGCCTGCCCGACGGGCTGACGCCCCGCGAGGGCGAGGTGCTGCGGTTGATCGCGGCGGGGCGGTCGAACGGGGAGATCGCCGGCGAGCTGTTCATCTCCGAGGCGACGGTCAAGACCCACGTCAACAATCTGTTCGCCAAGGCGGGCCTGCGGGACCGAGCCCAGGCGGTGACCTACGCCTTCCGGCACGGTCTGGCGCCGGGTAAAGAGTGA
- a CDS encoding general stress protein has protein sequence MRPDITLTGHEPVSTFHTYAEAQRAVDYLSDQRFPVEHTMIVGVNLRLIEQVLGRLTSLRAAGMGAASGAWFGLLIGLFFAIFARGFPIALPLWGLIWGAIAGAIFGLIAHALTGGKRDFLSSSSLVAERYEVLVTAEHAVEARKLLDAGLPQVQREASGNMRDLP, from the coding sequence ATGCGACCTGATATCACTCTGACCGGCCACGAGCCCGTGTCCACCTTCCATACCTATGCCGAGGCCCAGCGGGCCGTGGACTATCTGTCGGACCAGCGGTTCCCGGTCGAGCACACGATGATCGTCGGAGTGAACCTCCGGCTCATCGAACAGGTGCTCGGGCGGCTGACCTCTCTGCGGGCGGCCGGGATGGGCGCCGCCTCGGGTGCCTGGTTCGGTCTGCTGATCGGCCTGTTCTTCGCGATCTTCGCCAGGGGCTTCCCGATCGCCCTGCCCCTGTGGGGTCTGATCTGGGGCGCCATAGCGGGAGCGATCTTCGGGCTGATCGCCCACGCGCTCACCGGAGGGAAACGGGACTTCCTCTCCTCCAGTTCCCTGGTCGCCGAGCGTTACGAGGTCCTGGTCACGGCCGAGCACGCGGTCGAGGCGCGCAAGCTGCTCGACGCCGGCCTGCCCCAGGTGCAGCGAGAGGCTTCCGGCAACATGAGAGACCTCCCATAA